One window of the Babesia microti strain RI chromosome IV, complete genome genome contains the following:
- a CDS encoding small subunit ribosomal protein S14e (overlaps_old_locusTagID:BBM_III08355), which produces MAPSARVKQPQVDVKTQLGPQARDGEHVFGVAHIYASFNDTFIHVTDLSNRETLARVTGGMKVKADRDESSPYAAMMAAQDVAAKLKELGVTAIHVKLRATGGTKSKTPGPGAQSALRSLARSGLKIGRIEDVTPIPTDSTRRKCGRRGRRL; this is translated from the exons ATGGCTCCCTCTGCCCGTGTGAAACAGCCTCAAGTAGACGTCAAAACGCAACTGGGCCCACAGGCCAGGGATGGTGAGCACGTCTTCGGTGTGGCCCATATATATGCTTCCTTCAACGACACTTTCATTCACGTAACCGACCTGTCCAATAGGGAAACTCTAGCTAGGGTCACAG GTGGGATGAAAGTAAAGGCTGATAGGGATGAATCTAGTCCATATGCAGCTATGATGGCGGCTCAAGATGTCGCGGCAAAACTCAAGGAGCTTGGTGTCACTGCCATACACGTTAAACTCAGGGCTACTGGGGGGACTAAATCTAAGACTCCTGGGCCAGGGGCCCAGTCGGCACTGAG ATCGCTAGCACGTTCAGGGCTGAAAATTGGACGGATAGAGGATGTCACTCCCATTCCCACGGATTCCACTAGGCGTAAATGCGGCCGCAGGGGCCGCAGGTTGTGA
- a CDS encoding hypothetical protein (overlaps_old_locusTagID:BBM_III08365;~overlaps_old_locusTagID:BBM_III08370) yields MSLKAKLEEALTKALKPTFLELIDQSGGCGPSFVIKIVSKQFTNVKLLERHRMVNSAIAEHMPLIHSVSMKCKTPEEFHTETQNM; encoded by the coding sequence ATGAGTTTGAAAGCTAAGCTCGAGGAGGCACTTACCAAGGCTCTTAAACCCACATTCCTAGAACTAATCGACCAAAGTGGCGGGTGTGGGCCCTCTTTTGTTATTAAAATAGTATCTAAACAATTTACtaatgttaaattgttgGAGCGGCACCGGATGGTTAACTCTGCCATTGCTGAACATATGCCGCTCATACATTCTGTGTCCATGAAATGTAAAACTCCAGAAGAGTTTCATACAGAGACtcaaaatatgtaa
- a CDS encoding NLI interacting factor-like phosphatase (overlaps_old_locusTagID:BBM_III08365;~overlaps_old_locusTagID:BBM_III08370): MKQTRAFWPGCLWWGLQMIRVGITWILKALRRLFGTVVGISIVAKVVHTIQAIISQRILGQQYMTNRLYAHRLRHPYSLVLDLDETLVRATRMSRKSGALSFRVDGKITCISASKRPHLERFLLEMKNIYEIVIFTASCKEYAETILNHICINHLVDRRLYRDDCIKLPNGFYAKDLHKVQQDVSKVILLDNNKEAGVNFQDNLIPIASWFGEDSDTALLDIIPLLKALRHLSDVRPVIKLRLLKDSAQKKQKQQNIEKIQHGQMLSLAHLITERIWNMTNNFGISPTDTHPDEFES, encoded by the exons ATGAAACAGACTAGGGCCTTTTGGCCTGGTTGTTTGTGGTGGGGGCTTCAGATGATTCGAGTGGGAATAACTTGGATTCTTAAGGCCCTAAGAAGGTTGTTTGGGACTGTGGTAGGGATCAGTATCGTAGCAAAAGTAGTGCACACGATTCAGGCCATTATTTCCCAACGCATCCTAGGTCAGCAGTACATGACCAATCGCCTATATGCTCATCGCCTCCGCCACCCCTATTCCCTAGTCCTGGACCTGGATGAAACACTCGTTAGGGCCACTAGA ATGTCACGAAAAAGTGGCGCACTATCCTTTCGTGTGGATGGCAAAATTACCTGCATTAGTGCCTCTAAAAGACCTCATCTTGAACGATTTCTCCTAGAA ATGAAGAAtatttatgaaattgtcaTTTTCACGGCTTCTTGCAAGGAATACGCGGAAACCATACTGA ATCACATATGCATAAACCATTTGGTGGATAGGAGATTGTACCGAGatgattgtataaaattgccTAATGGATTCTACGCAAAAGACCTGCACAAAGTGCAACAAGATGTATCCAAAGTCATACTGTTGGACAACAATAAGGAGGCTGGAGTTAATTTTCAAG ATAACTTAATACCTATCGCAAGCTGGTTTGGAGAAGATTCAGATACAGCGCTACTAGATATTATACCCTTGCTGAAGGCCTTGAGACACCTATCGGACGTCAGACCAGTGATCAAACTGAGATTACTTAAGGATAGTGCACAAAAAAAACAAAAGcaacaaaatattgaaaagaTTCAACATGGACAAATGCTCTCCTTGGCCCACCTAATCACTGAGCGCATTTGGAATATGACAAACAATTTTGGCATCAGCCCTACAGACACTCATCCAGATGAGTTTGAAAGCTAA
- a CDS encoding hypothetical protein (overlaps_old_locusTagID:BBM_III08360), producing the protein MSVVRGRINWPVAPAYILVTLTGIAAFAPSLDSTTYFSPPKNHQQDVSSLPFGAGQVFEDKNSILEAHSSTSTITSELDGREESIATKTRTYKHRNKAGNISSFDATSSVCTKGLFSNELPSVDSIQREFIKDGKYSTAFEADLVDDGINPIFSFVQLHFNPFKSKKFKDVSIEYKDKILYFLNEKRENIAKFTIEKAIPRVVQTLISLTHSKGSKCTAEWVHKHSNKGVLHLTCDLDYGSSAYSDSSVIKFKCHKPKLEGFKKESFSIDPPLFSHQYPTYESILSHMRMILGLSPKHPISITSVNGHKVTEKESYNALTDAISSGRNEIDVLLDCAIQVSVRLFLPFIQAPDNISTYPVFLYLDDYKRVLLDTKYQSLLAESGITGNPINFKSSANTSSIYYLSDVDKHKCRVKKGKLVISPNSPKSAYEIFTFIPQVSVNVYLMEKKKFTTTISPLMMVKDVISELNKKVSEYAKDIKEIKKHKIVFYGFEVGNCQLHDLNEHIYEKTSKLLLYKIPTSVPCATTKSTVMNFYFGPHKPSEILLDIYINNDNQKSGPYKIHIPYEGYATLQNLKEIIVRNLSLMGVFLSEDLQFVEIGGKPASHHSDRTHLSAIKEFIQDYRRNVATTVTITPNTNVNARFVGSKKTNDFKFHINSTNPTSEEIAKAFEEKAHKNKYMSDHLHHNLLLLDKEDNGHLIDFQDGHLPRGINLNNIIFEGDNNKDLKINYTDRNGKISEFTLFLPYKMEPQQVQSQIKSELAKRGLLDPNSSDIILDENNFWDDKNPVIHVYSSNTMPIHGFYKGRPVETSIKFKSNTPLSKLETMAKEKVANMLGDNGGMQGYDFSILSDDGEHTYTNDDTNYDNYSISFGTPLTLNFGKKKYCFINHNGEKRCTGIYPNMLKKFTLDTLEDHLRHNSKMDGDKIPENVKLSAIVLNDGKEIPCEYLFGSETIENLGHYYNFDLADVAGFKFGEMNKEEINVLNAFHQSGDLLKARIMKLTGEKETISTLLNNMDIKAFKNEVLDRFSTLDYRDKINNIEVNGKAWKNGMLFSMVNPEDNRDVRITFEVANDSGRKAKTYISSLLVQPKDDDTITTFFKRAFASPVVYGLRPNESYRLDCIKGGKSTQNISTSKMFSEIDCDSISLQPLGVSQDGLPHIVIKDKQSKNQQTISGGIDHINLGLRNYFSDLLDSGSNLESAELELLGIPFNCNQKIWYSHNLLASLTLDSLLAHCSGDFEKLKNKLQNESLMEIKIKPKMGNYVHSDTASDSAYPLMIGLSLNGVPTQVYTKINVTKTTIKDRPTEFVRLINQTFGKSLEGMSHINVNLWISNTLRNCTKFDGMKGLLNMSVNELLRHCNVTWQMLEMTGGADINVDVIKRFASKAYDGTENSPNRILLNMSSGDDYKMSSIPSKQNVQGELQDFLMHNGGQDVMMHPEKYVMNVSIDHREPQLIPVSELLPQSPYSPHGVRNYAGFIPAGVKRQGHLGPNSGPNKTRPSSRQASFFDNPDHVPRESMDIILERLPDGADSDVYFSHHDSPDSGTVGSHMPSNGQRVAGANKAKVIMHRYPGPEGMDHLLRNNWLGSPQNNGSMMHGGWSVEVEFPAEQLISDYENISNTIVTSLKSKLGGRLDLVSNAIVLVNVNGNSYKCDISNLSQFEEMDTSDFLEKCVPIEQLAGNPNVTIRVEYDPFNTQFIDADKLSHLSNAKLIIPTLDDSAPGTKVLDLGHLSNTLPGEAVSALNKYKGGFQVVINGVPGDCFIPSESITTKLTPEVIIDHCGVDDPISQSFTIQLLPYRNTGNPFININVRERDGDGFSDKVYHPWNAGTAAPSAGSTGDIKNYKGKINFDTTTLNDIVRDAASHEPVNVMIYQNNIPFGPGEIPERLGNIPLSSLSGEYNISLEYDPTGVAPGTVSAESLANIPNLRYRLMSGDLGPGDRVYLCNEHSHVPIDRVPEHLLHIPGSDLHKRGYTIQIVRGAPGKGMGHKNPFLGHGQGTNPKANAGTGAPGKGMGHKNPFLGHGQGTNPKANAGTGAPGKGMGHKNPFLGHGQGTNPKANAGTEAPGKGMGHKNPFLGQTLTRIASPPSIRVFSNLIKNSPLISSLQTPIHKILNLDEKTANDAKSIKLAIDGMPSECEIAIGSTDWIFETLESLLHQCNIRDLDHNHQIGIFIKKSGSPDDIEFSLNGSKAPASGDKNKRYKLNLTSSLGDTFEDLGINNLGDNNSQVLLGVKSGNKERLIDVDKDSFAALLKQHPSVLDVLLKFGVPEEGLTSTHSLRIIMESLSKALELLKNNGIQMEIEIDGVDIEQTNLHLTTKLSNIFKKMETLKKLLSEHHNMVLHVQLASGRIIEFTITAHDLIHAIDGGLTLRDLLLHGLDADNVDTVTSILLSPQETSLPFTAKNAMPNIETNAKMGKRHVSKLATNPIDSASKANAKMGISHDTKLTTSPIGQTSKTGPKT; encoded by the coding sequence ATGAGCGTTGTGAGGGGGCGCATAAATTGGCCAGTCGCCCCAGCTTATATACTGGTCACCCTCACAGGTATCGCAGCCTTCGCCCCCAGCCTTGACTcaacaacatatttttcacctccaaaaaatcatcaacaGGATGTGTCTTCACTACCTTTTGGTGCTGGTCAAGTGTTTGAGGATAAGAATTCTATTCTGGAGGCCCACAGTTCAACCAGCACTATCACATCAGAGTTAGATGGGAGAGAGGAGAGTATCGCTACAAAAACGCGGACTTATAAGCATAGGAATAAGGCTGGtaatatttcatcatttgatGCAACTAGCAGTGTATGCACTAAAGGTTTGTTTTCAAATGAATTGCCGTCTGTGGATAGTATACAGCGTGAATTCATTAAGGATGGTAAATATTCTACAGCATTTGAGGCAGATTTGGTGGATGATGGAATTAACCCGATTTTTTCGTTCGTCCAACTTCATTTTAACCCATTTAAGAGCAAAAAGTTTAAGGATGTTTCCATAGAATATAAGGATAAAATCTTGTACTTTCTCAATGAAAAACgtgaaaatattgcaaaGTTTACGATAGAGAAGGCGATTCCAAGGGTGGTACAGACACTAATTTCTCTGACACATTCTAAGGGGTCAAAATGCACTGCCGAATGGGTACATAAACACAGTAACAAAGGCGTTTTGCACCTAACTTGCGACCTTGACTATGGAAGCTCGGCTTATAGTGATTCCTCtgttattaaatttaagtGCCACAAACCCAAGTTAGAAGGGTTTAAGAAAGAGTCATTTTCCATCGATCCGCCCTTATTCAGTCACCAATACCCCACGTATGAATCGATATTATCTCACATGAGGATGATTTTAGGGTTATCGCCAAAACATCCAATTTCTATCACATCAGTGAATGGACATAAAGTCACTGAGAAGGAGAGTTACAACGCGTTGACAGATGCGATTTCAAGTGGGCGCAACGAAATAGATGTTTTACTCGATTGTGCAATTCAGGTTTCAGTTCGTTTATTTTTACCATTTATCCAAGCTCCGGATAATATCTCAACATATCCGGTGTTTTTGTACCTTGATGATTACAAAAGGGTGCTGCTAGATACTAAATATCAGTCACTATTAGCGGAAAGTGGTATAACTGGAAATcctatcaattttaaaagcAGCGCCAATACCAGCAGTATTTATTACTTATCAGACGTTGATAAGCACAAGTGCAGGGTAAAAAAAGGAAAGTTAGTTATCAGTCCTAACTCACCTAAATCTGCATACGAGATCTTTACATTTATCCCTCAAGTCTCAGTGAACGTCTATCTGATGGAAAAAAAGAAGTTTACCACAACAATATCCCCTTTAATGATGGTCAAGGATGTGATATCTGAATTAAATAAGAAGGTCAGTGAGTATGCTAAAGATATTAAAGAGATAAAAAAACACAAGATCGTATTCTATGGATTTGAGGTGGGAAACTGCCAGTTACACGATCTTAATGAACATATTTACGAAAAAACAAGCAAACTTCTCCTCTACAAAATCCCAACTTCAGTCCCATGCGCCACCACCAAATCCACTGTCATGAACTTTTATTTCGGCCCACATAAACCATCCGAAATATTACTCgacatttatataaataatgataatcaAAAGTCAGGCCCTTATAAAATTCATATACCCTATGAAGGGTATGCAACCCTCCAAAATTTGAAGGAGATAATCGTCAGAAATTTGAGCCTTATGGGTGTGTTTTTATCCGAAGATTTGCAATTTGTGGAAATAGGAGGCAAACCTGCATCCCATCATAGCGATCGAACGCATTTGTCTGCCATTAAGGAGTTTATCCAAGACTACCGCAGAAATGTGGCAACAACTGTCACTATAACACCAAACACCAATGTGAATGCAAGGTTTGTGGGTTCTAAGAAGACTAATGACTTCAAATTCCACATCAATTCTACAAACCCTACAAGTGAAGAGATAGCCAAAGCTTTTGAAGAGAAGGCACACAAGAATAAATACATGAGCGACCACCTACACCACAATCTGTTATTACTGGATAAGGAAGATAATGGACATCTTATTGACTTCCAAGATGGACACTTGCCCCGTGGTATCAACcttaataacattatttttgagGGAGACAACAATAAGGACTTGAAGATCAATTACACTGATAGAAACGGGAAAATTAGCGAATTTACGTTATTTTTACCCTATAAAATGGAGCCTCAACAAGTACAGTCACAAATAAAATCGGAACTTGCAAAACGAGGCCTACTTGATCCAAATTCCTCCGATATCATCCTTGATGAAAACAATTTCTGGGACGATAAAAACCCAGTAATCCACGTTTACAGCTCAAATACTATGCCTATCCACGGGTTTTATAAAGGCCGCCCCGTTGAAACATCAATTAAGTTCAAGTCAAATACGCCACTCTCAAAATTGGAGACCATGGCCAAAGAAAAAGTCGCCAACATGCTTGGCGATAACGGTGGTATGCAGGGATATGACTTTTCAATACTATCTGACGATGGAGAACACACCTATACCAATGACGACACAAACTATGATAACTACTCAATTTCATTTGGCACTCCCTTAACGCTGAACTTTGGCAAAAAGAAATATTGTTTCATTAACCACAATGGGGAAAAACGATGCACGGGAATCTACCCAAACATGCTCAAGAAATTTACATTAGATACCCTGGAGGATCACTTAAGGCATAACAGTAAAATGGATGGAGACAAAATTCCTGAAAATGTGAAACTTTCAGCAATAGTCCTAAACGATGGCAAAGAAATTCCATGCGAATATTTGTTTGGTTCAGAAAccattgaaaatttagGCCATTACTACAATTTCGACCTGGCCGATGTAGCAGGATTCAAATTTGGAGAGATGAACAAGGAGGAAATCAACGTTTTGAACGCATTTCATCAGTCCGGCGACCTTCTCAAAGCCAGAATAATGAAGTTAACTGGCGAAAAAGAGACGATAAGTACCTTACTGAACAACATGGACATAAAGGCCTTTAAGAACGAGGTACTAGACAGATTCTCAACGCTAGACTACCGCGATAAAATCAATAACATCGAAGTCAATGGTAAGGCTTGGAAGAATGGCATGCTGTTTTCCATGGTTAATCCCGAGGATAATCGCGATGTTAGAATCACTTTTGAAGTGGCCAATGACAGCGGGCGCAAGGCCAAAACTTATATTTCATCTCTACTCGTGCAGCCCAAAGACGATGATACAATCACCACATTTTTTAAGAGAGCGTTCGCCTCCCCAGTCGTCTATGGGCTGAGGCCCAATGAGTCGTACAGGCTGGATTGCATCAAGGGTGGCAAGTCTACTCAAAATATCTCTACTTCTAAAATGTTCAGTGAAATTGACTGCGATTCAATCTCCCTGCAGCCCCTCGGCGTCTCCCAAGATGGGCTACCGCACATTGTAATCAAAGATAAACAATCAAAAAACCAACAAACGATATCCGGCGGAATTGACCACATTAACCTTGGCCTTCGCAACTATTTCTCAGATTTACTAGATTCTGGTTCCAATTTAGAGTCCGCAGAGTTGGAATTGCTGGGAATACCATTTAATTGCAACCAGAAGATCTGGTATAGTCACAATCTACTGGCATCGCTTACATTAGATTCCCTCCTAGCCCATTGCAGCGGTGATTTTGAAAAgctcaaaaataaattgcaGAATGAATCTCTAATggaaataaaaataaaaccCAAAATGGGGAATTATGTACATTCCGACACAGCCAGCGACAGCGCTTACCCTCTTATGATAGGTCTTAGCTTAAACGGCGTACCCACACAAGTCTACACCAAAATAAACGTCACCAAAACCACCATTAAGGATAGGCCCACCGAATTTGTGCGACTAATCAATCAAACTTTCGGTAAGTCCCTTGAGGGTATGTCTCATATCAACGTCAACCTGTGGATTTCGAATACGCTCCGTAACTGCACCAAATTTGACGGTATGAAAGGGCTGCTAAATATGAGCGTTAATGAACTTCTCCGTCACTGCAATGTCACCTGGCAAATGCTAGAAATGACGGGAGGGGCTGATATAAATGTTGATGTTATCAAGCGCTTTGCAAGCAAGGCATACGATGGAACGGAGAATAGCCCCAATAGGATCCTATTGAATATGTCTTCCGGCGACGATTACAAGATGAGTTCAATTCCATCAAAACAGAACGTGCAGGGGGAGCTACAGGACTTTTTGATGCATAACGGCGGGCAGGATGTGATGATGCACCCCGAAAAATACGTTATGAACGTTTCTATAGACCACCGCGAGCCCCAGTTGATACCAGTATCTGAGTTACTGCCCCAAAGCCCGTATAGCCCACACGGCGTGCGGAATTATGCGGGCTTTATCCCGGCTGGTGTTAAGAGACAGGGTCATTTGGGCCCTAACAGCGGCCCTAATAAAACGAGGCCCAGTTCTAGACAGGCATCATTTTTCGATAACCCTGATCACGTACCTCGCGAGAGCATGGACATCATCTTAGAGCGACTGCCTGATGGGGCCGATTCGGACGTTTATTTTTCCCACCATGACAGCCCTGACTCTGGGACAGTTGGCAGTCATATGCCATCTAATGGTCAACGCGTCGCTGGGGCTAATAAGGCCAAGGTTATAATGCACCGCTATCCTGGCCCTGAGGGCATGGACCACCTATTGCGTAACAATTGGTTAGGTTCGCCACAGAATAATGGCTCCATGATGCACGGCGGATGGTCCGTGGAGGTTGAATTTCCCGCTGAACAGCTTATTTCAGACTATGAAAACATATCAAATACCATTGTAACCAGCTTAAAATCCAAATTAGGGGGGCGACTCGACTTGGTGTCCAATGCCATAGTGCTAGTGAACGTTAATGGCAATTCTTACAAATGTGacatatcaaatttgtcacaGTTTGAGGAGATGGACACCTCAGATTTTTTGGAGAAATGCGTTCCCATCGAGCAGTTAGCTGGCAACCCTAATGTCACGATAAGGGTCGAATATGACCCCTTCAACACGCAATTTATTGATGCTGACAAACTTTCCCACCTAAGCAACGCCAAGCTCATCATTCCCACATTAGATGACAGTGCCCCTGGTACCAAGGTACTGGACTTGGGGCATCTGAGCAACACGTTACCGGGAGAAGCGGTGTCTGCGCTGAATAAGTATAAGGGGGGGTTTCAGGTTGTTATAAATGGGGTTCCTGGGGATTGTTTCATACCAAGCGAATCCATAACCACCAAACTTACCCCGGAGGTAATCATTGACCATTGCGGCGTCGACGATCCCATTTCGCAATCCTTTACCATACAGCTGTTGCCATACAGAAATACTGGCAACCCCTTTATCAACATCAACGTGAGGGAAAGGGATGGGGATGGGTTTTCAGACAAAGTGTATCACCCGTGGAACGCCGGCACAGCCGCGCCGTCGGCCGGCTCCACGGGcgatattaaaaattacaaaggcaagataaattttgacaCCACCACGTTAAATGACATTGTAAGAGACGCCGCATCGCATGAACCTGTGAATGTGATGATCTATCAAAACAATATTCCGTTCGGACCCGGGGAAATACCTGAAAGGCTCGGTAACATCCCTCTGTCATCGCTTTCGGGGGAATATAACATTTCTCTAGAGTATGATCCAACCGGTGTCGCTCCGGGCACGGTATCTGCCGAAAGCCTGGCGAATATTCCAAACCTAAGGTACAGGCTTATGAGTGGGGACTTAGGCCCGGGCGACCGGGTGTACCTCTGCAACGAGCATTCCCACGTGCCCATTGACAGGGTCCCGGAGCACCTGCTCCACATACCCGGAAGTGACTTGCATAAGCGCGGTTATACCATTCAGATCGTCCGTGGAGCCCCTGGAAAGGGGATGGGACACAAAAACCCATTTTTGGGACATGGGCAGGGAACCAACCCCAAGGCCAACGCTGGAACTGGAGCCCCTGGAAAGGGGATGGGACACAAAAACCCGTTTTTGGGACATGGGCAGGGAACCAACCCCAAGGCCAACGCTGGAACTGGAGCCCCTGGAAAGGGGATGGGACACAAAAACCCATTTTTGGGACATGGGCAGGGAACCAACCCCAAGGCCAACGCTGGAACTGAAGCCCCTGGAAAGGGGATGGGACACAAAAACCCATTTTTGGGACAAACCCTCACGCGAATCGCATCTCCTCCAAGTATTCGCGTGTTTTCCAATcttataaaaaattcaccTTTAATCAGCTCCCTACAAACTCCAattcataaaatattgaatttggatGAAAAGACGGCGAATGATGccaaatcaataaaattggcCATAGACGGCATGCCCTCAGAATGTGAAATTGCGATTGGAAGCACAGATTGGATCTTCGAAACATTGGAATCCCTTTTGCACCAGTGTAACATAAGAGACCTAGATCATAACCATCAAATAGgaattttcatcaaaaaGTCGGGAAGCCCAGATGATATCGAGTTTTCTTTAAATGGCAGCAAAGCACCGGCCAGTGGCGACAAAAACAAACGCTACAAACTCAACTTAACCTCCTCTCTTGGAGACACATTCGAAGACTTGGGGATCAATAATCTCGGAGATAATAATTCGCAGGTTCTGCTCGGGGTAAAGAGTGGAAATAAAGAGCGCTTGATCGACGTTGACAAGGACTCCTTCGCTGCACTATTAAAACAGCACCCAAGCGTATTGGATGTCTTACTCAAGTTTGGAGTTCCAGAAGAGGGGCTGACCAGTACCCATTCACTGCGAATAATTATGGAATCGTTATCCAAGGCCCTTGAGCTTTTAAAGAACAATGGAATACAAATGGAGATCGAAATTGACGGGGTAGATATTGAACAGACCAATCTACATCTTACAACTAAGCTATccaatatattcaaaaaaatgGAAACcctgaaaaaattgttatctGAGCACCACAACATGGTACTCCATGTGCAACTTGCCTCTGGGAGAATTATTGAGTTCACTATCACTGCTCACGATCTGATCCACGCAATAGACGGAGGGTTGACCCTGAGAGATCTACTTTTGCATGGACTGGACGCCGACAATGTAGATACCGTAACCTCCATACTTTTATCGCCACAGGAAACAAGCCTTCCATTCACTGCTAAAAATGCCATGCCAAACATAGAGACAAATGCTAAAATGGGTAAACGTCACGTTTCTAAATTAGCTACCAACCCTATTGACTCAGCGTCAAAAGCAAATGCTAAAATGGGCATAAGTCACGATACCAAACTGACCACCAGCCCTATTGGCCAAACGTCAAAAACGGGCCCAAAAACTTAA
- a CDS encoding GAP40 (overlaps_old_locusTagID:BBM_III08375) — protein MSKLAFESTTDLFIKNLSWNNVEKYLTQPTLVTAEVLFVTLTLLNVYIIHTLFKQVAPIPIFVTWWQLAQGLYTAYLLGEFGTVYPKFALFPPVNFDNSLLRSLALPTMAYVGMLAAANMLLSAAPTACTFSIMAAGAVAAHHAARFIACGEEYMPLRWKGIGILLLAFAIGITDSNIAPGHILPIACGYAALAALFRAGCMDRCLHLVGGRGNTLHNHQHLLGTLILPFIFLISGEITTFFARMPLNFTKIKTWHVWGCFVTIGALPFVKNVVSNRLIRRTGQGPWRCLELVAVLLLFFIGSSSQPNTWQIWASTSFVVLGRLLVAIDVINNMSSNLLYSNSQSSEFGDPVGLDSPSTLQQTTTPFIQKEEAVDHEMT, from the coding sequence ATGTCAAAACTCGCTTTTGAAAGCACCACGGACTTGTTTATCAAGAACCTCAGTTGGAACAATGTCGAAAAATACCTGACCCAGCCCACTCTGGTCACTGCCGAAGTGTTGTTTGTTACACTCACATtgttaaatgtatatatcataCATACTCTGTTCAAACAAGTGGCCCCTATTCCTATATTTGTGACATGGTGGCAATTGGCACAGGGATTGTACACGGCATATTTGTTAGGTGAATTTGGAACTGTCTATCCCAAGTTTGCATTATTTCCCCCAGTGAACTTTGACAATTCTCTCTTACGTTCTTTGGCCCTCCCTACTATGGCCTATGTTGGAATGTTGGCTGCAGCAAATATGTTACTGTCAGCCGCCCCTACTGCCTgtacattttcaattatgGCTGCTGGAGCCGTAGCTGCCCACCACGCAGCGCGTTTCATCGCATGTGGAGAAGAGTATATGCCGCTCAGATGGAAGGGAATTGGCATCTTGCTTTTAGCATTTGCCATTGGAATTACCGATTCTAACATTGCCCCAGGTCATATTCTCCCAATTGCTTGTGGATATGCCGCCTTAGCTGCTCTTTTTAGGGCTGGCTGTATGGACCGTTGTCTACATTTGGTAGGGGGGAGGGGTAATACGCTACATAACCACCAACATTTACTGGGAACTTTGATTTTGCCTTTCATTTTCTTAATATCGGGGGAAATAACAACGTTTTTTGCTAGGATGCCCCTAAACTTTACTAAGATAAAGACATGGCATGTCTGGGGATGTTTTGTTACCATAGGGGCTCTACCATTCGTTAAAAACGTCGTTAGTAATCGTCTGATCAGGAGAACTGGCCAAGGACCCTGGAGGTGCCTAGAACTGGTAGCTGTATTGCTCCTATTTTTCATAGGCAGTAGTTCACAACCTAACACGTGGCAGATATGGGCTTCCACCTCTTTTGTCGTACTTGGACGTTTATTGGTAGCTATAGatgtaattaataacatGAGTTCGAATTTGCTGTATTCTAACAGTCAATCTAGTGAATTTGGAGATCCTGTGGGACTGGATTCTCCTAGTACTTTGCAACAGACCACAACTCCTTTTATTCAGAAAGAAGAGGCAGTTGATCACGAGATGACTTAG